A part of Timaviella obliquedivisa GSE-PSE-MK23-08B genomic DNA contains:
- a CDS encoding aminotransferase class I/II-fold pyridoxal phosphate-dependent enzyme, producing the protein MKLEPVAIIGIGCRFPGANNPEAFWQLLRNGVDAITEIPCDRWDNTRFYDPDPTQPNKTNQRWGGFLDQVDQFDPQFFGIAPREASSIDPQQRIILEVAWEALEDAGQVPGELAGSQTGVFVGIGTHDYSVMLWQNPVNDPYATTGTGNCIAANRISYALDLRGPSLAIDTACSSSLVSVHLACQSLWQGESTLALAGGVNVLLLPTAMVGFTKSGLMAADGRCKTFDAAADGYVRSEGAGIVVLKPLKQAKREGDRIYAVIRGGAVNQDGRSNGLTAPNPQAQEAVLRRAYAQAGVSPGQVRYVEVHGTGTKLGDPMELKALGTVLAEGRPLGQICAIGSVKTNIGHTETAAGIAGLIKVALALQHRELPPSLHFRQPNPYIDFQRLSVRVQERLEKLEGEAIAGVSAFGFGGTNAHIILESVPSRRIRTPKKKQPVQELHLLTLSAKTEQALHDIATQLQVFLEEHSECLLTDVCYTANVGRSHFSHRLAIIAESLESLRHQLYIFTTNTRQIPTRKPPIRQANRNPQLAEIDWQLPQETLLQQVAERYVQGEKIDWATFYQAKFYQGERDRFEMPVRGRLISLPTYPFQRQRFWAEGAKLAIPQPPEVHPLLGQRLQLAGVTEVRFQVQIHPQSYLKDHCIFGQPIFPAAAYLKMLRTAGAQVMLDPQVQQFRIERSLPLIETQILQIVLKPEKDYYIAQIFRRVSDESWTLQASAQINHAERREPVHSPFHLNVQQFITSQVTKDIFSIVEKEWRSIPVDEFYRQLQDQGLEYGANFQGIQNLWQGEDQAIAQIQLSKDLQTHLYKLHPSLLDAGFQTLGALLSESYLPVGCDRFQVFQTLGDRVWSHVQITSRNAQQVQANISLMDDDGAIVAEVINLSLRVASPSAYPLPEQKNERQSEQEYEQHSEWLYKVNWQPKNLETQSSVEQKDWLIFADREGLGILLAKQLEMRGDRCTLVFSEQVDLTQPEDFRAWVNQRIAQNIIYLWSLEEAENLDLYSLQNAQIQGCAGVLHLVQALAESSARLWLVTRATQAIGSHAQQLHQSSLWGLAQVIRAEYPNLYCVSIDLDMKGNDLQILQQELDSTQLEEQIAYRRENASQNAKAERYVARLIPYTKPSIPPESFRLQGSGTLDNLVLAPYPRRTPAPHEVEIQVCAAGVNFRDVLNALGMLDQCLSKDLQGEATSIPFGGECAGRIITIGQAVRGLCVGDEVIAAQAIGSLGSFVTVDARFVAQKPKEISFVEAATIPIAFLTADYGLKLAKLKKGDRILIHSAAGGVGQAAVQIAQQVGAEIYATASPAKWQFLKSQGIQHVMNSRTLEFAQDIKTLTQGKGVNVVFNSLNGDFIPRSLEALAPGGRFVEIGKIGIWTAQQMHKIRSDVAYLPFDLLDISNQKPSLMSDLLQTLLPRFQQDLKPLPYTVFSITEAASAFRYMAQAQHWGKVVISFPNPFVTHENASYLITGGVGVLGLEAAKWLVERGAKHLILTWHKNFSESAKLTIAQLEKSGAVVQVIQANVVDQEAIAAVLKPSNLPPLRGIIHAAGSLDDGALTRLTWQRFQQVMAPKVFGAWNLHQLTQHLPLDFFVCFSSAAALLGSPGQGNYAAANAFLDALMHERRRLGLPGLSVNWSAWSEGMATRVGQKKLAARGIGSITPSQGFQILENLLEEDATQVAVLPIDWAVFGAQISGRKLAFLNEILKPHKALLGLEASHQSLLHLENSADLTEKIQGQVAKILGFSASQQVDLHQKFDDMGMDSLMAVELSNYVRTLLGSAVPLDLAFEYPTIALLVDYLFQQGYTHRALQAPNRTNGSNGKSQDSSPDPVPDVPLEFYQFSRSPEYLNMQSYLQEVGKAGNPFFTVHDGVAGDIIQTNGKELINYASYNYLGMSGHAKVNAVTKAAIDRYGTSVSASRVVSGERFLHRELEQEIADFLGAEETIVYVGGHTTNTTTIGHLFGKSDLILYDALSHNSIRQGCALSNAAAIEFPHNDWRSLELLLSQQRRHYEKVLIAIEGIYSTDGDIAPLPEIVRIKNRHKAFLLVDEAHSIGVLGKHGRGIGEYFGVPGNQVDLWMGTLSKSFASCGGYIAGCRALVEYLKYTAPGFVFSVGMSPPNTASALAALRQLKAEPERVTQLHERSALFLKLAKKRGLNTGMSQNSPVIPIIVGEAEKAIALSQNLAQRGINAQPMIHPSVPHNAARLRFFISCTHTEEQIRLTVETLAEAIAQIEAAV; encoded by the coding sequence ATGAAATTAGAGCCAGTTGCGATTATTGGAATTGGGTGTCGTTTCCCAGGTGCTAATAATCCAGAAGCCTTCTGGCAATTGTTGCGCAATGGGGTAGATGCCATTACCGAAATACCCTGCGATCGCTGGGACAATACTCGTTTTTATGATCCTGACCCAACCCAACCCAATAAAACAAATCAGCGCTGGGGCGGGTTTCTAGATCAAGTAGATCAGTTTGACCCACAATTTTTTGGCATTGCCCCACGGGAGGCAAGCAGCATTGACCCGCAGCAACGCATCATTCTAGAGGTCGCTTGGGAAGCGCTGGAAGATGCGGGGCAGGTGCCAGGAGAATTAGCAGGTTCGCAAACAGGGGTTTTTGTCGGTATTGGGACGCACGATTACTCAGTGATGCTGTGGCAAAACCCGGTGAATGATCCGTATGCAACCACGGGAACAGGGAATTGCATTGCCGCTAATCGGATTTCCTATGCGCTGGATTTGCGGGGTCCTAGTCTGGCGATCGACACGGCTTGTTCTTCGTCTTTAGTTTCAGTGCATTTGGCTTGTCAGAGTCTTTGGCAGGGAGAATCAACGCTAGCGTTGGCGGGAGGTGTCAACGTATTGCTGCTACCGACAGCAATGGTAGGCTTCACAAAAAGCGGTTTGATGGCTGCTGATGGGCGTTGTAAAACCTTTGATGCGGCGGCAGATGGCTATGTGCGTAGTGAAGGGGCGGGTATAGTCGTGCTGAAGCCTTTGAAACAAGCGAAACGAGAGGGCGATCGCATTTATGCAGTCATTCGCGGAGGAGCAGTCAATCAAGATGGGCGCAGCAATGGGCTAACGGCTCCCAACCCGCAGGCGCAGGAGGCAGTGTTGCGGCGCGCCTATGCCCAGGCGGGTGTATCGCCGGGACAAGTGCGGTATGTGGAGGTGCATGGCACGGGCACAAAATTGGGCGACCCGATGGAGTTGAAGGCGCTGGGGACGGTGTTGGCGGAAGGTCGTCCGCTAGGACAGATTTGCGCGATCGGTTCAGTGAAGACCAACATTGGGCATACCGAGACAGCAGCGGGAATTGCGGGGTTGATTAAGGTAGCATTGGCATTACAGCATCGAGAGTTACCGCCGAGCTTGCATTTCCGTCAGCCCAATCCCTATATTGATTTTCAGAGGCTGTCTGTGCGAGTGCAGGAAAGGCTAGAGAAGCTGGAGGGAGAGGCGATCGCAGGAGTCAGTGCTTTTGGCTTTGGCGGCACCAACGCCCATATTATTTTGGAATCTGTCCCTTCACGAAGAATCCGCACGCCTAAGAAAAAGCAACCAGTACAAGAACTACATTTACTGACGTTGTCTGCTAAAACAGAACAGGCTTTGCATGATATAGCAACACAACTTCAGGTATTTTTAGAAGAGCATTCTGAATGTTTATTAACAGATGTTTGCTACACAGCAAATGTCGGGCGATCGCATTTCTCCCATCGTCTTGCCATCATTGCCGAGTCGTTAGAATCGCTACGTCATCAACTTTACATATTCACAACGAATACTAGACAGATACCAACCAGGAAACCACCAATTCGACAGGCGAATCGCAACCCTCAACTCGCCGAAATTGATTGGCAACTGCCTCAAGAAACCTTACTTCAGCAAGTAGCAGAACGCTATGTTCAAGGCGAAAAGATTGACTGGGCAACATTTTATCAGGCAAAGTTTTATCAAGGGGAGCGCGATCGCTTCGAGATGCCCGTAAGGGGTCGCCTCATTTCTCTACCCACTTATCCTTTTCAGCGTCAGCGGTTTTGGGCAGAGGGAGCAAAGTTAGCTATACCGCAACCGCCAGAAGTACACCCACTTTTAGGACAACGCTTGCAGTTAGCAGGGGTGACAGAGGTACGTTTTCAAGTGCAAATCCACCCTCAAAGTTATCTAAAAGATCACTGCATTTTCGGTCAGCCGATTTTCCCAGCAGCAGCCTATCTAAAAATGCTGCGAACGGCGGGGGCACAAGTCATGCTTGATCCGCAGGTACAACAATTTAGAATTGAGCGATCGCTACCCCTGATCGAAACCCAAATTCTTCAAATTGTTCTAAAACCCGAGAAAGATTATTACATTGCCCAAATCTTTCGACGGGTATCTGATGAATCTTGGACGTTACAAGCCTCTGCACAAATTAATCATGCAGAACGTCGTGAACCCGTTCACAGCCCTTTTCACTTAAACGTGCAGCAGTTCATCACTTCGCAAGTGACAAAAGATATCTTCTCTATAGTAGAGAAAGAGTGGCGATCGATTCCTGTGGATGAGTTTTATCGCCAGCTTCAAGATCAAGGACTAGAGTATGGTGCAAATTTTCAGGGCATTCAGAACCTTTGGCAAGGAGAAGACCAGGCGATCGCCCAAATCCAGCTTTCCAAAGATCTACAAACTCATCTTTACAAACTTCACCCGAGTTTATTAGATGCTGGCTTTCAAACTTTAGGCGCTTTACTCTCTGAGTCTTATTTACCAGTAGGATGCGATCGCTTTCAGGTGTTTCAAACTTTGGGCGATCGGGTATGGAGCCATGTGCAGATTACTTCTAGAAATGCCCAACAGGTTCAGGCGAATATCTCTTTGATGGATGATGATGGGGCGATCGTGGCTGAAGTTATAAATCTATCGTTACGGGTAGCAAGTCCTTCTGCTTACCCTCTTCCTGAACAAAAGAATGAACGACAGAGTGAACAAGAATATGAACAACACAGCGAATGGCTCTATAAAGTAAATTGGCAGCCCAAAAATTTGGAAACACAATCGAGTGTAGAACAGAAGGATTGGCTAATTTTTGCAGATCGAGAGGGGTTAGGGATATTGCTGGCAAAGCAGTTGGAGATGAGAGGCGATCGCTGTACGCTAGTTTTTTCTGAACAAGTTGACCTGACCCAACCAGAGGATTTTCGGGCATGGGTGAATCAGAGAATTGCACAGAATATTATTTATCTATGGAGTCTAGAAGAAGCTGAAAACCTCGATCTGTATTCCTTGCAAAATGCACAGATCCAGGGCTGTGCAGGAGTGCTGCATCTGGTTCAAGCCTTGGCAGAATCGTCTGCTCGTCTCTGGCTGGTTACTCGTGCAACTCAGGCGATCGGTTCACACGCGCAGCAATTACATCAGTCTTCACTCTGGGGTTTGGCGCAAGTAATACGCGCAGAATATCCTAATTTATACTGCGTATCGATTGATCTAGACATGAAGGGTAATGATCTACAGATATTGCAACAGGAACTAGATAGTACGCAATTAGAGGAACAAATTGCGTACCGTAGAGAAAATGCTTCACAGAACGCGAAAGCAGAACGATATGTGGCTCGGTTAATACCTTACACTAAGCCCTCTATTCCCCCAGAATCCTTTCGTCTTCAGGGTTCTGGAACTTTAGATAATTTGGTTCTGGCTCCCTACCCTCGGCGCACTCCTGCGCCCCATGAAGTCGAAATTCAGGTCTGTGCAGCAGGCGTTAATTTTCGAGATGTGCTGAATGCATTAGGAATGCTAGATCAATGTTTATCGAAGGACTTGCAGGGAGAAGCAACCTCCATCCCTTTTGGTGGCGAGTGTGCTGGGCGAATTATCACGATTGGGCAAGCGGTAAGAGGACTGTGCGTTGGGGATGAAGTGATAGCGGCACAGGCGATCGGTAGTTTAGGCAGTTTTGTTACCGTGGATGCCAGGTTTGTGGCGCAGAAGCCAAAGGAGATAAGTTTTGTTGAGGCAGCAACGATTCCGATCGCGTTTTTGACAGCAGATTATGGGTTAAAGCTAGCAAAGCTAAAGAAGGGCGATCGCATTTTGATTCACTCAGCAGCGGGTGGAGTGGGGCAAGCTGCTGTTCAAATTGCGCAACAGGTGGGGGCAGAAATATACGCCACTGCTAGCCCTGCAAAATGGCAGTTTCTCAAATCTCAAGGGATTCAGCACGTTATGAATTCTCGAACGTTAGAGTTTGCCCAAGACATTAAAACATTGACTCAAGGCAAAGGAGTTAATGTGGTTTTTAATAGCCTAAACGGAGATTTTATTCCCCGTAGTTTAGAGGCGCTGGCTCCAGGTGGACGGTTTGTAGAGATTGGCAAAATCGGCATTTGGACGGCTCAACAAATGCATAAGATTCGGAGTGATGTAGCGTATCTTCCCTTCGATTTGCTCGATATTTCTAACCAAAAACCTAGTCTAATGAGTGACTTATTGCAGACGCTTTTACCCAGGTTTCAGCAGGACTTAAAGCCCTTACCTTACACTGTTTTTTCGATTACAGAAGCTGCCAGCGCATTTCGGTATATGGCACAAGCTCAGCATTGGGGGAAAGTCGTGATATCTTTTCCTAACCCATTTGTGACGCATGAGAATGCCAGCTATTTAATTACGGGCGGTGTGGGCGTACTAGGACTTGAGGCTGCAAAATGGTTAGTGGAAAGAGGTGCAAAACATCTGATCTTGACCTGGCATAAGAATTTTTCGGAGTCAGCAAAATTAACGATCGCCCAACTCGAAAAATCTGGAGCAGTCGTGCAGGTTATTCAAGCAAATGTAGTAGACCAGGAGGCGATCGCGGCTGTTCTCAAGCCCTCTAATTTACCGCCGCTTCGAGGCATCATCCATGCGGCTGGCTCATTAGATGATGGCGCACTGACAAGACTCACCTGGCAGCGCTTTCAGCAAGTCATGGCTCCCAAAGTTTTTGGCGCTTGGAACTTACACCAATTAACTCAGCATTTACCGTTAGATTTCTTCGTTTGTTTTTCATCGGCAGCAGCGTTGCTAGGTTCGCCAGGGCAAGGCAACTATGCGGCTGCAAACGCTTTTTTAGATGCACTGATGCACGAGCGCCGACGTTTAGGATTGCCAGGATTGAGCGTTAACTGGAGTGCTTGGTCGGAGGGAATGGCGACTAGGGTAGGACAGAAAAAGCTAGCAGCGAGGGGAATCGGGTCGATTACACCTTCTCAAGGCTTCCAGATTCTGGAGAACTTGCTAGAAGAGGATGCGACACAAGTAGCGGTTTTGCCGATCGATTGGGCAGTGTTTGGAGCACAAATTTCAGGGCGAAAATTGGCTTTTTTAAATGAGATTTTGAAGCCACATAAGGCTTTACTGGGGCTAGAAGCGAGTCATCAGTCTCTGCTGCACTTAGAGAATAGCGCTGATTTGACGGAGAAAATTCAGGGGCAAGTTGCAAAAATTCTTGGCTTTTCTGCATCTCAACAGGTTGATCTGCATCAGAAGTTCGATGACATGGGAATGGATTCTTTGATGGCTGTAGAATTATCTAACTATGTTCGGACTTTGTTGGGCAGCGCGGTGCCGCTAGATTTGGCATTCGAGTATCCGACGATCGCATTACTAGTTGATTATTTGTTTCAGCAAGGATATACCCATAGAGCGCTTCAGGCTCCAAACCGTACCAATGGAAGTAATGGAAAATCACAAGACTCTTCACCAGATCCTGTACCAGATGTACCCTTAGAGTTTTACCAGTTCAGTCGATCGCCAGAATATCTTAATATGCAGTCCTATCTTCAAGAAGTTGGGAAAGCGGGTAATCCTTTTTTTACAGTTCATGATGGTGTCGCTGGAGATATTATTCAAACAAACGGAAAAGAACTGATTAACTATGCTAGCTATAACTATTTAGGAATGTCGGGTCATGCTAAGGTTAACGCCGTAACAAAGGCAGCGATCGATCGCTATGGCACTTCTGTATCAGCAAGTCGCGTCGTATCAGGAGAACGTTTTTTACATCGAGAGTTAGAGCAAGAAATTGCGGATTTTTTAGGTGCAGAAGAAACCATTGTTTATGTGGGAGGACACACCACAAACACCACTACGATCGGGCATTTGTTTGGAAAATCTGACCTGATTTTGTACGATGCGTTAAGCCATAACAGCATTCGTCAAGGATGTGCTTTATCAAACGCTGCTGCAATTGAGTTTCCTCATAATGATTGGCGATCGCTCGAGCTTTTGCTGTCGCAACAGCGCAGACATTACGAGAAAGTTTTAATCGCCATTGAGGGCATCTATAGCACCGATGGCGACATTGCCCCTCTACCCGAAATCGTCAGAATTAAAAACCGCCACAAAGCGTTTTTACTAGTCGATGAAGCCCATTCTATTGGGGTGTTGGGCAAACATGGGCGCGGCATTGGCGAATACTTCGGCGTTCCTGGCAACCAGGTTGATTTGTGGATGGGCACGCTAAGTAAATCGTTTGCAAGCTGCGGTGGTTACATCGCGGGATGTCGAGCATTAGTAGAATATCTTAAATACACTGCACCAGGATTTGTGTTTAGCGTGGGGATGTCGCCTCCCAACACAGCTTCGGCTTTAGCAGCGCTGCGGCAACTTAAAGCTGAACCGGAACGAGTGACACAACTGCATGAGCGATCGGCGCTATTTCTCAAGCTGGCAAAAAAGCGAGGACTCAATACAGGAATGAGCCAAAATTCTCCGGTGATTCCAATCATTGTAGGCGAAGCAGAAAAGGCGATCGCCCTCTCTCAAAATCTGGCGCAACGCGGCATTAATGCCCAGCCAATGATTCATCCTTCAGTGCCCCACAATGCAGCACGTTTACGCTTTTTCATCTCTTGTACTCACACAGAAGAACAGATTCGTCTTACAGTAGAAACGCTTGCTGAGGCGATCGCCCAGATCGAGGCAGCGGTTTAA
- a CDS encoding SDR family oxidoreductase, protein MAFNQQHAVITGGSSGIGKATAQLLASQGANISIIARNLAKLEAAKTEIVSAFPHSNVLTFTADVSDRAQAEQAITAAIAQQGAPDILVTSAGIAHPGYFQELPIEIFERTMAINYFGTLYCIKAALPAMEQRRQGSVVLISSGAGLIGLYGYTPYSPSKFALRGLAESLRGELKVLGIHVAIAYPPDTDTPQLAEEKKTKPLETQKITASAETWSAENVAIAIVKGIEKKQFAIAPGTEMSILHKLSSLINPVLNWQFDQIVAKVRAGKK, encoded by the coding sequence ATGGCTTTTAACCAACAACACGCCGTTATTACAGGCGGTTCCAGTGGCATCGGCAAGGCTACTGCTCAGTTGCTAGCCAGCCAGGGTGCAAATATTTCTATCATTGCTCGAAACCTAGCAAAATTAGAAGCCGCGAAGACTGAGATTGTCAGTGCTTTTCCTCACTCAAACGTCTTAACTTTTACAGCAGATGTTTCCGATCGCGCTCAAGCAGAACAGGCAATTACAGCCGCGATCGCCCAACAAGGCGCACCCGATATCCTCGTTACTTCCGCCGGAATTGCCCATCCTGGCTACTTTCAAGAGCTTCCTATCGAAATTTTTGAACGCACGATGGCGATTAATTATTTTGGAACGCTCTATTGCATTAAAGCGGCTCTGCCTGCCATGGAGCAACGACGGCAGGGATCGGTTGTGCTGATTTCGTCTGGGGCAGGATTAATCGGTCTCTATGGCTACACGCCTTACAGCCCCAGCAAGTTTGCCCTGCGAGGCTTGGCGGAGTCTTTGCGGGGAGAACTGAAGGTTTTGGGTATCCATGTGGCGATCGCTTATCCACCTGACACCGACACGCCACAGCTTGCTGAAGAAAAAAAAACCAAGCCACTCGAAACCCAGAAAATCACTGCATCGGCAGAAACTTGGAGCGCAGAAAATGTTGCGATCGCCATTGTTAAAGGAATTGAGAAAAAGCAATTTGCGATCGCCCCTGGCACTGAAATGAGCATTTTACACAAGCTGAGTAGTCTTATTAACCCAGTCCTGAACTGGCAATTTGATCAAATTGTAGCTAAGGTTCGTGCAGGTAAAAAATAA
- the clpS gene encoding ATP-dependent Clp protease adapter ClpS, protein MATAPTLAPDKASQTVSKTYPNYKIIVLNDDFNTFPHVAECLMKYVPDMTSDRAWELTHQIHNEGQAIVWVGPQEQAELYHQQLSRAGLTLAPLEAA, encoded by the coding sequence ATGGCAACCGCGCCTACTCTTGCCCCTGACAAAGCCAGTCAAACAGTTTCCAAAACCTACCCCAATTACAAAATTATTGTATTGAACGACGATTTCAATACATTTCCCCATGTAGCAGAATGCTTGATGAAATATGTCCCTGATATGACCAGCGATCGCGCCTGGGAGCTAACCCACCAGATCCACAATGAAGGACAGGCGATTGTTTGGGTCGGGCCACAAGAGCAAGCCGAGCTTTACCATCAGCAACTTAGCCGCGCAGGGTTAACGCTCGCTCCATTAGAGGCTGCTTGA
- a CDS encoding type II toxin-antitoxin system VapC family toxin: MTTYLLDTNVVMRFCNPSDVRHQIATDAISRLLMRSDECLLAPQIIVEFWVVATRPTQVNGLGWTVEQTRSKIDQLLDRFPLLEESPQIFPNWLNLVTTNRVLGKRTHDARIVATMLANGITHLLTFNPSDFAGISSITITQPQDLAPFEADEP, encoded by the coding sequence ATGACAACATATCTGCTTGACACCAATGTTGTTATGCGGTTCTGCAATCCTTCCGATGTACGGCATCAGATTGCAACGGATGCAATCTCTCGTCTACTCATGCGATCAGATGAATGTTTACTTGCGCCGCAAATAATTGTCGAATTTTGGGTTGTTGCCACAAGACCAACTCAAGTCAATGGCTTAGGCTGGACTGTAGAACAAACCAGAAGCAAGATAGACCAACTTCTTGACCGTTTCCCATTGTTGGAGGAATCTCCGCAGATTTTTCCAAATTGGCTGAACTTAGTCACAACTAACCGAGTACTCGGTAAGCGCACCCATGATGCTCGTATCGTCGCAACAATGCTTGCAAATGGAATTACACATCTTTTGACCTTCAATCCAAGTGACTTTGCAGGTATATCAAGTATTACAATTACTCAACCACAAGATTTGGCACCCTTTGAAGCTGATGAGCCATAA
- a CDS encoding type II toxin-antitoxin system HicA family toxin, protein MKPLERLGFEQVRQAGSHVVMKKETEDGKIGCVVPIHQDLKVGTLSGILKQAQVTIEISLSVCET, encoded by the coding sequence CTGAAACCACTTGAACGTCTAGGATTTGAGCAAGTTCGTCAAGCAGGGAGTCATGTTGTAATGAAAAAGGAAACTGAAGATGGGAAAATTGGTTGCGTTGTTCCCATACATCAAGATCTGAAAGTGGGTACATTAAGCGGCATTCTCAAACAAGCGCAAGTCACGATTGAGATTTCATTGAGTGTCTGTGAGACTTAA
- a CDS encoding type II toxin-antitoxin system HicB family antitoxin — translation MKSRSFTVILYQEDDMYIAECPEIGTVDQGETIEQAIAGLKEATRLSLEEFSLSETT, via the coding sequence ATGAAAAGTCGTAGCTTTACAGTCATTCTTTATCAAGAGGATGATATGTACATAGCTGAGTGTCCGGAGATTGGCACAGTGGATCAAGGAGAAACGATCGAGCAGGCGATCGCAGGTTTGAAAGAAGCAACGCGGCTCTCTTTAGAAGAATTTTCTCTATCTGAAACCACTTGA